The genomic interval CGTGACGTACCCGATAGTCTCGGTCTCGTGGACGACCAGGTAGACACTCACCGCATCGTCGTCGAGCAGTGCACGGAACCCGTCGTCGGAGACCTCGTCGATTCCGTCGTGACGTAGCTCGTTCAGTTCGTCGTACGTCTCCATCGCTCGCGCGAGGGAGTACCAGCGCGCGACGAGTGCGTCGAGGTCCTCGGTGGTGGCTTCGACGAGTTCCATAGGACGACTCCCCGGTGCTCGGTGTTCAAACTACGCACGGTGTGACACAGACTGGCATCCATCAGTGGGCCAGCAGCCTGAACCCGGAACGACCGCTCTACTCGGCGGATGGCGTCATCGTGCGTGGCCCGGACGCGCTGCCTGACCTGCACGCAGAACTCCGGCACACGTGCTCGTGAACCGATTCGTCACTTCAGGGGTCGTCCGACCCTGCCAGGGGACTCAGACGAGTCCGACGATGTCGAGCAGTTCGCGCAGGTCCGAGACGACGTAGTCGACGACGTCGTCCGGGTCCTCGGCCGCTCGCTCCGCGGCCGACCCGCCGTGGGCGACGGTGACGAGTCCGGCCCGCGACCCGCCGCGCATGTCGTGGTCGTAGCGGTCGCCGACGTACAGCGACCGCTCGGGGGCGACCGGCGCGTCGGCCAGCGCCGCCTCGAACATGGCGGGGTCGGGTTTCGTCCGGCCGACGGCCTCGCTCGTCGTGACGCGGTCGAACCGGTCGTAGATACCGAACCCGGAGAGCATGCGTTCCGCCTCCCAGGTGTCGATGTCGGAGACGACGCCGAGGTACCGGTCGGCCTCGTCCAGCGCGCGGACCGTCTCGACCGCTCCCGGCGACGGCCGGACGGTGCGCGTGGTCGTCTCCTCGAACAGCGGTCGCCAGTCGGCGTCCGGGACGGTAGTAGGGTGGTCCTTCCGGCCGTCGAGTACCGCCTCACGGTCCAGCGACGTTGATTTCTGAAGTGCGACGGCGGCGGCGATAGCGTGTCGATAACCGTCGAGTGCGGGCCGGAAGGTGGTGCCGTCGCGGCCCGAGAAGTACGCGCCGAGCGCCGCGCGCCAGTCGTCGACCAGTTGCTCGACGTCGTCGATCCCCTCGCGGTCGGCGAACCGTCCGAGGAACGCCTCGTGACCCGCCCGGACCGACGAGAGGTCGAGCAGGACGCCGCCGATGTCGAAGAAGACGCCCTCGTAGGCCAGGTCGTCCATGCTCAGACGGTGGGCGCGTGGCGGTTGAGTCTGCTGGTCGCTCGCGGTCGAGGAGCGGCCCGGCCGTCAGGACGTCTCGTAGCGACGGACGCCGTCCACGACGGTCGATTCGAGGCGGCCGGTCGCGTCGAGGTGGGTGAGCGCGGCGACCACTTCGGCGACGATGTACTCGATACCCCGGTCGCGGGCTCGTCGGTCGGCGACCTCCTCCACCGTCGTCGCGCCGTCGGCGACGCTCTCGACCGTCCGGTCGAGCATCCGGTCGAG from Halomarina salina carries:
- a CDS encoding HAD family hydrolase, which produces MDDLAYEGVFFDIGGVLLDLSSVRAGHEAFLGRFADREGIDDVEQLVDDWRAALGAYFSGRDGTTFRPALDGYRHAIAAAVALQKSTSLDREAVLDGRKDHPTTVPDADWRPLFEETTTRTVRPSPGAVETVRALDEADRYLGVVSDIDTWEAERMLSGFGIYDRFDRVTTSEAVGRTKPDPAMFEAALADAPVAPERSLYVGDRYDHDMRGGSRAGLVTVAHGGSAAERAAEDPDDVVDYVVSDLRELLDIVGLV